The following are encoded in a window of Anoplopoma fimbria isolate UVic2021 breed Golden Eagle Sablefish chromosome 3, Afim_UVic_2022, whole genome shotgun sequence genomic DNA:
- the plk3 gene encoding serine/threonine-protein kinase PLK3, with protein MDTGCFPAAPRISCHAMNADLFKPAPERGPQQSSAPVKTSRNKPEQTKPELAQVVTDSKTGRSYSKGKLLGKGGFARCYEMTDLSSNKMYAVKVIPQSRVSKPHQRDKITNEIELHKTLSHKHVVKFSHHFEDQENIYIFLELCSRKSLAHIWKARHTLTEPEVRYYLRQIISGLKYIHSRGILHRDLKLGNFFVNENMELRLGDFGLAAKLETVEQRKKTICGTPNYLAPEVLNRQGHGTESDVWSLGCVMYTLMCGNPPFETLDLKETYKCIKEVRYNLPSSLSPAAQKLISGILQKNPSDRLALDQILNHEFFTKGFTPDKLPPSSCVMVPELHPPSPAKKFFTKMAKSFFGKKKAKVEKIPCEEKDDKDISKLVSGIVKCSISRQISNKTVGPNEVPSPISQVVGSVPLEPTPAEEESRKSISRSFKGTTASSTEPCEDALTPAAVSESALKVLNGCLATMPAATRNPPCLSRPQSFLWVTKWVDYSNKYGFGYQLSNQSIGVLFNEGTRLSLCDQRKTVHYCFPNNKHFTFPANSLPEQLRSQKQIVELMANYMEQNLMEGGDLHCEDQVSGCPPLLLQWVKTDHALVMLFNNGTLQVNFYADHTKIILCKSSDDSYLLTYISRERVSCTYLLSMLNEMGCTSELRHRLRYVVQLLQHHADA; from the exons ATGGATACCGGTTGTTTCCCCGCGGCGCCGCGTATTTCGTGCCACGCCATGAATGCGGATTTATTTAAACCTGCTCCGGAGCGTGGACCCCAACAGTCCTCAGCCCCGGTGAAGACCAGCAGGAATAAACCCGAACAAACCAAGCCGGAGCTGGCCCAGGTGGTGACGGACTCCAAAACGGGAAGATCCTACAGCAAAGGGAAGCTTTTGGGAAAG GGTGGCTTTGCTCGATGCTACGAGATGACGGACCTCTCCAGCAACAAAATGTATGCCGTGAAGGTGATTCCACAGAGCAGGGTGTCCAAACCACACCAAAGGGACAAG ATCACGAATGAGATCGAGCTCCACAAAACCCTGTCGCACAAGCATGTGGTGAAATTCTCCCATCACTTTGAAGACCAAGAAAACATCTACATCTTCCTCGAGCTCTGCAGTCGCAAG TCCCTGGCACACATTTGGAAGGCGAGACACACGCTCACAGAGCCAGAAGTGCGATATTACCTCAGGCAGATCATATCCGGCCTCAAGTACATCCACAGCAGAGGGATCCTGCACAGAGACCTCAAACTAG gcAACTTCTTTGTCAACGAGAACATGGAGCTACGGCTGGGAGACTTTGGCCTCGCCGCCAAGCTGGAGACGGTCGAGCAGAGGAAAAA AACAATCTGTGGGACTCCCAACTACTTGGCCCCTGAGGTGCTCAACAGACAGGGCCACGGCACAGAGTCTGACGTTTGGTCCCTCGGATGCGTCAT GTACACACTGATGTGCGGCAACCCTCCATTTGAGACTCTTGACCTGAAGGAGACCTACAAGTGTATAAAGGAAGTTCGGTACAACTTGCCATCCTCGCTCTCCCCCGCTGCACAGAAACTCATCTCAGGCATCCTGCAGAAAAACCCCAGTGACAGACTGGCCCTGGATCAAATCCTCAACCACGAATTCTTCACCAAA ggtTTCACCCCTGATAAGCTTCCCCCCAGCAGCTGTGTGATGGTGCCAGAGCTCCACCCCCCCAGCCCAGCCAAGAAATTCTTCACTAAAATGGCAAAGAGCTTCTTTGGCAAGAAGAAAGCAAAAg TGGAGAAGATCCCATGTGAGGAAAAAGATGACAAAGACATTTCCAAGCTGGTGTCTGGCATCGTTAAATGTTCCATCAGCAGGCAGATCAGCAACAAGACAGTGGGCCCTAATGAG GTGCCCTCTCCCATCAGTCAGGTGGTCGGCTCTGTGCCTCTGGAACCCACTCCTGCTGAGGAGGAATCCAGGAAGTCAATCTCTCGTTCCTTCAAGGGCACCACAGCCAGCAGCACAGAAC CATGCGAGGACGCCCTGACCCCTGCAGCCGTGTCTGAATCGGCCTTGAAAGTTCTCAACGGCTGCCTGGCTACCATGCCTGCAG ccACTAGAAACCCTCCCTGTTTGTCCAGGCCCCAGTCCTTCCTGTGGGTGACTAAATGGGTAGACTACTCAAACAAATATGGTTTTGGCTACCAGCTCTCTAACCAAAGCATCGGCGTGCTCTTCAATGAGGGAACACGTCTCAGTCTCTGTGACCAACGCAA GACAGTCCACTACTGCTTTcccaacaacaaacactttacGTTCCCTGCCAACTCTCTACCTGAGCAGCTTCGCAGCCAGAAACAAATTGTGGAGCTCATGGCCAACTACATGGAGCAAAACCTTATGGAG GGTGGAGATCTGCATTGTGAGGATCAAGTATCAGGttgtcctcctctgctgctccagtGGGTGAAGACGGACCATGCTCTTGTCATGCTCTTCAACAATGGCACATTACAG GTTAACTTCTACGCAGACCACACCAAGATCATCCTGTGCAAGTCATCCGATGACTCCTATCTGCTCACCTACATCAGCAGGGAGCGCGTCTCATGCACGTACCTCCTCAGCATGCTGAATGAGATGGGCTGCACCTCCGAGCTGAGACACCGACTGCGATACGTGGTCCAGCTTCTCCAACACCATGCTGATGCCTGA